The following proteins are co-located in the Blattabacterium sp. (Blatta orientalis) str. Tarazona genome:
- the coaE gene encoding dephospho-CoA kinase (Dephospho-CoA kinase (CoaE) performs the final step in coenzyme A biosynthesis.), producing the protein MKYFLIGVTGKMGTGKSLFSSFFERKGIPVYSSDKRGKILMNKIENIRKNIIKIFGKKSYEKNRINTNFLSEKVFRDPIALKLLCSIVHPWVFLDFKNWILSQKKTLYFIKESAILFESGAYKNCDLIITLTSPVETMIERVMKRDNLKEDQILNRLNIQISNRKKIKHSNIIIKNIQDISFLEKKAKKIHKEIISKIYKKNGKRR; encoded by the coding sequence ATGAAATATTTTTTAATAGGAGTTACTGGAAAGATGGGCACTGGAAAAAGTTTATTTTCCTCTTTTTTTGAAAGAAAAGGAATTCCTGTTTATTCCTCTGATAAAAGAGGAAAAATATTAATGAACAAAATCGAGAATATAAGAAAAAATATTATAAAAATTTTTGGAAAAAAATCTTATGAAAAAAATAGAATAAACACAAATTTTTTATCTGAAAAAGTATTTAGAGATCCTATTGCATTAAAATTGTTATGTTCCATTGTTCACCCTTGGGTTTTTTTAGATTTCAAAAATTGGATTTTATCTCAAAAAAAAACTTTATATTTCATCAAAGAATCTGCTATTTTATTTGAAAGTGGAGCATATAAAAACTGTGATTTAATTATCACTTTAACTTCCCCCGTAGAAACAATGATTGAAAGAGTTATGAAAAGAGATAATTTAAAAGAAGATCAAATTCTGAATCGTCTCAATATTCAAATTTCTAATAGAAAAAAAATAAAACATTCTAATATAATCATTAAAAATATCCAAGATATTTCTTTCTTAGAAAAGAAAGCAAAAAAAATACATAAAGAAATTATTTCAAAAATTTATAAAAAAAATGGGAAAAGGAGATAA
- the yajC gene encoding preprotein translocase subunit YajC, whose protein sequence is MFSILQQNPITNTLWMFALIFIVFYFFMIRPQIRKQKIEKKFQENIKKGNHIVTSSGIHGKIIEVTDHFYILETIVGKIKLERNTISKELTQLRYGNTFSAKTPKIEKK, encoded by the coding sequence ATGTTTTCCATATTACAACAAAATCCTATAACAAATACTCTTTGGATGTTTGCTCTAATATTTATTGTATTTTATTTTTTCATGATACGTCCCCAAATACGAAAACAAAAAATAGAAAAGAAATTCCAAGAAAATATAAAAAAAGGGAATCACATAGTAACGAGTTCAGGGATACATGGAAAAATTATAGAAGTTACAGATCACTTCTATATATTAGAAACCATTGTAGGAAAAATAAAACTTGAAAGAAATACTATATCTAAAGAATTAACTCAATTACGTTATGGAAATACTTTTAGTGCAAAAACACCTAAAATAGAAAAGAAATGA
- the nusB gene encoding transcription antitermination factor NusB, translated as MLIRRYFRIRSLQFLYAQHLSKMDSSKVEKNMLQSIDELHDLYISLLHLILKIRDKALKINRFIPKNKISPVQKIAYNSVIKILSNNKYLLEYDYKKKNSEKILWEKQDQYVLFLLKEIQESNFLDIQEPNSSFEKDKNFLIKYYKNFVIPNKKLVEYIEDLYINGSNDLYIAHMMVCKTLQFIQLSTPKNFKLYNVYRNDESKKFIVSLYRNTIFHKREFNELISNISNNWNIERIAIIDLIILQMAICEFLYFPNIPPKATMNEYIEIAKIFCMDKSKTFINGILDQVFKLLHKNNKIFKVGKGLK; from the coding sequence ATGTTAATTAGGCGATATTTCAGAATAAGAAGTTTGCAATTTTTATATGCTCAACATCTATCTAAAATGGATTCAAGTAAAGTAGAAAAAAACATGCTTCAAAGCATTGATGAATTGCATGATTTGTATATATCGCTTCTTCATTTGATCTTAAAAATTAGAGATAAAGCACTAAAAATAAATCGATTTATTCCTAAAAATAAAATTAGTCCTGTGCAAAAAATTGCATATAATTCTGTAATAAAAATATTGTCTAATAATAAATATTTATTGGAATATGATTACAAGAAAAAAAATTCTGAAAAAATCTTATGGGAAAAACAAGATCAATATGTTCTTTTTTTATTAAAGGAAATACAAGAATCCAATTTTTTGGATATTCAAGAGCCTAATTCTTCTTTTGAAAAAGATAAAAATTTTCTCATCAAATATTACAAAAATTTTGTCATTCCTAATAAAAAATTGGTAGAATATATAGAAGATCTGTATATAAATGGATCAAATGACTTATATATAGCACATATGATGGTGTGTAAAACTTTGCAATTTATTCAATTATCTACTCCAAAAAATTTTAAATTGTATAATGTTTATAGGAACGATGAAAGTAAAAAATTTATCGTTAGTTTATATAGAAACACAATTTTTCATAAAAGGGAATTTAATGAATTAATTAGCAATATATCCAACAATTGGAATATAGAAAGGATAGCCATAATTGATTTAATCATATTACAAATGGCTATTTGTGAATTCTTATATTTTCCAAATATTCCCCCAAAAGCAACGATGAATGAATATATAGAAATTGCAAAAATTTTTTGTATGGATAAAAGCAAAACTTTTATTAATGGAATTCTAGATCAAGTATTCAAATTGTTACATAAAAATAATAAAATTTTCAAAGTAGGAAAAGGATTAAAGTAA
- a CDS encoding ABC transporter ATP-binding protein, whose protein sequence is MGFILILISNVLTLLPIPYIGKSINIIKNIFTSFSKHDTRDYSNLEMKICIYTGIILIIPIIGGFVKYHMRQCIITTSRMIEFDIKNEIFSHYQKLNLSFYRKNSTGDLMNRLTEDVSFIRQYIGPGVMYFINLVVLFLMVIIQMFRIDRTLTFYVILPIPILFVSIYYISIYITKKSEEVQNYQSIICSFMQETFSGIQVIKSFVSEKFFQEKHKKVILEYRNKNIELAKIDTILSSVIIFLIGTSHLLILFFGGKKYFKGEIREIGTIAEFFTYINVLIFPFIILGWVVSIVERAKVSQIRINEFLKETPEIFNNNNLIKTKIFGKVQFKNVSFIYNRKDKPTKTISKVSFTIPKGKTLILTGETGSGKTTIGRLISRLYDPYKGEILIDNLSLKNHDLYNFRSKIGYVPQESFLFSDSIYNNIALGSIEKVEPCKVYDAAKKAMIENDILNFKNGYETVIGERGITLSGGQKQRICIARAIIRNPSILIFDDSFSAIDQKTRKSIIRYIKEDMKNTTIIIITHDISYISDFDLIIVLKNGKISKIGNHSIFF, encoded by the coding sequence ATGGGGTTTATATTAATTTTAATATCCAATGTTTTAACTTTGTTGCCTATTCCATATATAGGAAAATCTATTAATATCATAAAAAATATTTTCACAAGTTTTTCAAAACATGATACAAGGGATTATTCCAATTTAGAAATGAAGATCTGCATCTATACAGGTATTATATTGATAATTCCAATTATAGGTGGATTTGTAAAATATCACATGAGGCAATGTATTATTACTACATCTAGAATGATTGAATTTGATATAAAAAATGAAATATTTTCGCATTATCAAAAACTTAATTTATCTTTTTACAGAAAAAATTCAACAGGAGATTTAATGAATCGTCTTACAGAAGATGTTTCTTTTATACGACAGTATATAGGTCCAGGAGTCATGTATTTTATCAATCTTGTAGTTTTATTTTTAATGGTTATCATACAAATGTTTCGTATAGATCGAACATTAACCTTTTATGTAATATTACCTATACCAATTCTTTTTGTTTCTATTTATTATATTAGTATTTACATAACTAAAAAAAGTGAAGAAGTTCAAAATTATCAATCTATTATTTGTTCTTTTATGCAAGAAACTTTTTCTGGGATTCAAGTAATTAAATCATTTGTATCTGAAAAATTTTTTCAAGAAAAACATAAAAAAGTTATATTGGAATATCGAAATAAAAATATAGAATTGGCAAAAATTGATACCATTCTATCTTCTGTTATTATTTTTCTTATTGGAACAAGTCATTTATTAATTCTTTTTTTTGGAGGTAAAAAATATTTTAAAGGAGAAATAAGAGAAATAGGAACTATTGCAGAATTTTTTACGTATATAAATGTTTTGATTTTTCCTTTTATTATTTTAGGATGGGTGGTCTCTATTGTAGAAAGAGCGAAAGTATCACAAATACGTATTAATGAATTTTTAAAAGAAACGCCTGAAATATTTAATAATAATAATTTAATAAAAACTAAAATTTTTGGAAAGGTTCAATTTAAAAATGTTAGCTTTATTTACAACAGAAAAGACAAACCTACGAAAACTATAAGTAAAGTATCTTTTACTATTCCAAAAGGGAAAACTTTAATATTGACTGGAGAAACAGGATCTGGAAAAACGACTATAGGGAGATTGATATCCCGTTTATATGATCCTTATAAAGGAGAAATTCTTATCGATAATCTATCTTTGAAAAATCATGATCTTTATAATTTCCGAAGTAAAATAGGTTACGTCCCTCAAGAATCCTTTCTATTTTCGGATTCTATTTATAATAACATAGCTTTAGGAAGTATAGAAAAAGTGGAACCTTGTAAAGTTTATGATGCAGCGAAAAAGGCTATGATAGAAAATGATATTCTTAATTTTAAAAACGGATACGAAACTGTTATAGGAGAAAGAGGAATAACTTTATCTGGAGGTCAGAAACAAAGAATATGTATAGCTAGAGCTATTATAAGAAATCCAAGCATTCTTATATTTGATGATAGTTTTTCTGCTATAGATCAAAAAACTAGAAAATCAATCATTCGTTATATAAAAGAGGATATGAAAAATACTACTATTATCATTATTACACATGATATTTCATATATATCTGATTTTGATCTTATTATTGTTTTGAAAAATGGAAAAATATCTAAAATAGGAAATCATAGTATCTTTTTTTAA
- a CDS encoding DUF3276 family protein, which translates to MDEKENIKERNEICSRTLKTGSRTYFFDARETRAGDYYLTITESKKNFSETGEVTYKKHKIYLYKEDFSKFQSILDDMIRFIINEKGREVISERHQKDFKNHAFNQEIKDVQKKTSETKNFTNIDFEDI; encoded by the coding sequence ATGGACGAAAAAGAAAATATTAAAGAAAGAAATGAAATTTGTTCACGTACTCTAAAGACTGGGAGTCGTACTTATTTTTTTGATGCAAGAGAAACTAGAGCAGGAGATTATTATTTAACTATAACTGAAAGTAAGAAAAACTTTTCTGAAACTGGTGAAGTTACTTATAAAAAACATAAAATATACTTGTATAAAGAAGATTTTTCAAAGTTTCAGAGCATATTAGATGATATGATTCGATTTATCATTAATGAAAAAGGAAGAGAAGTCATCTCAGAGCGTCATCAAAAAGATTTTAAAAATCATGCTTTTAATCAAGAAATTAAAGATGTGCAAAAAAAAACATCAGAAACGAAAAATTTTACAAATATTGATTTTGAAGATATATAA
- a CDS encoding HAD family hydrolase, whose translation MNNINTFIFDVDGVLTNCTLNLFPDGNMVRQMFAKDGYAMQLAKKKGYNLCIITRGSDLMVFRRLRGLNIRHIYQGVNNKKKYLDEYCHTLNIARNSILYMGDDIPDMEIMKSVALPCSPIDAVQEVKEISKYISPKEGGKGCVRDVIEQTLKIQKNWF comes from the coding sequence ATGAATAATATTAATACTTTTATATTTGATGTTGATGGGGTATTAACAAATTGTACTTTAAATCTATTTCCTGACGGAAATATGGTTCGTCAAATGTTTGCTAAAGATGGATATGCCATGCAATTAGCAAAAAAAAAAGGCTATAATTTGTGTATTATAACAAGGGGATCAGATTTGATGGTTTTTAGACGTCTAAGAGGTTTGAATATTCGTCATATTTATCAAGGAGTTAATAATAAAAAGAAATATTTAGATGAATATTGTCATACTTTGAATATTGCCAGGAATAGTATACTATATATGGGAGATGATATTCCAGATATGGAAATTATGAAATCTGTCGCATTGCCTTGCTCCCCGATAGATGCTGTTCAAGAGGTTAAAGAAATATCTAAATATATTTCTCCAAAAGAAGGCGGAAAAGGATGCGTAAGAGATGTAATTGAACAAACTTTAAAAATTCAAAAAAACTGGTTTTAA
- the groL gene encoding chaperonin GroEL (60 kDa chaperone family; promotes refolding of misfolded polypeptides especially under stressful conditions; forms two stacked rings of heptamers to form a barrel-shaped 14mer; ends can be capped by GroES; misfolded proteins enter the barrel where they are refolded when GroES binds), producing the protein MAKDIKFDIEARDKLKKGVDALANAVKVTLGPKGRNVVLQKSFGGPQVTKDGVTVAKEIELEDPIENLGAQMVKEVASKTNDVAGDGTTTATVLAQAIVREGLKNVAAGANPMDLKRGIDKALEVVISDLKKQSREVGGNTEKIKQVASISANNDEKTGALIADAFEKVGKEGVITVEEAKGTDTSVDVVEGMQFDRGYQSPYFVTNTEKMITEFDQPQILLSDKKIAAMKDLLPILEPVAQSGKPLLIISEEVEGEALATLVVNKIRGTLKVAAIKAPGFGDRRKAMLEDIAILTGGTVISEETGSKLEDVKLNMLGKAERVIIDKDNTTIVNGGGSKKDIRARVDQIKAQIETTTSDYDKEKLQERLAKLAGGVAVLYVGAASEVEMKEKKDRVDDALNATRAAVEEGIVAGGGVALVRAIKSLDHFMGENPDQDTGIQIVRRSLEEPLRQIVANAGGEGSVVVAKVAEGKGDFGYDAKIGEYKNMIVEGIIDPTKVARVALENAASVSGMLLTTECVVTEIKKEEINTPPMPGAGGGGMGGMM; encoded by the coding sequence ATGGCAAAAGATATTAAATTTGATATTGAAGCAAGAGATAAGTTAAAAAAAGGTGTAGATGCATTGGCTAATGCTGTTAAAGTAACTTTAGGGCCAAAAGGACGTAATGTGGTATTGCAAAAATCTTTTGGAGGTCCTCAAGTAACCAAAGATGGAGTTACCGTGGCTAAGGAAATAGAGCTAGAGGATCCTATAGAGAATTTAGGAGCTCAAATGGTTAAAGAAGTCGCCTCTAAAACGAATGATGTCGCAGGAGATGGGACCACAACTGCTACTGTTCTAGCGCAAGCTATTGTTAGAGAAGGATTGAAAAATGTTGCTGCTGGAGCTAATCCTATGGATTTAAAAAGAGGAATAGATAAAGCTTTGGAAGTCGTTATTTCGGATTTGAAAAAACAATCTAGAGAAGTTGGAGGAAATACAGAAAAAATTAAGCAAGTGGCTTCTATCTCTGCAAATAATGATGAAAAAACTGGTGCATTAATAGCAGATGCTTTTGAAAAAGTAGGAAAAGAAGGAGTTATTACTGTAGAAGAAGCTAAAGGAACAGATACATCCGTAGATGTAGTTGAAGGTATGCAATTTGATAGAGGATATCAGTCTCCTTATTTTGTCACAAATACAGAAAAAATGATAACAGAATTTGATCAACCGCAAATTCTTTTATCCGATAAAAAAATAGCTGCTATGAAAGATTTGCTGCCTATATTAGAACCTGTGGCACAATCTGGAAAACCTTTATTAATTATTTCAGAAGAAGTAGAAGGAGAAGCTTTGGCTACATTAGTCGTTAACAAAATACGTGGAACCTTGAAAGTAGCAGCTATAAAAGCTCCTGGTTTCGGTGACAGAAGAAAAGCTATGTTGGAAGATATTGCAATTCTTACAGGAGGTACCGTAATTTCTGAAGAAACTGGCAGCAAACTAGAAGATGTTAAACTTAACATGCTAGGAAAGGCAGAAAGGGTTATTATTGATAAAGATAATACAACTATTGTTAATGGTGGCGGAAGTAAAAAAGATATAAGAGCACGTGTTGATCAAATAAAAGCTCAAATAGAAACTACTACATCGGATTATGACAAAGAAAAATTGCAAGAACGTCTTGCTAAATTGGCAGGAGGGGTTGCAGTTCTTTATGTAGGCGCAGCATCTGAAGTAGAGATGAAAGAGAAAAAAGATCGTGTAGATGACGCTTTGAATGCTACTCGTGCAGCTGTTGAAGAAGGAATTGTAGCGGGAGGAGGAGTAGCACTAGTTCGTGCTATAAAATCGTTAGATCATTTTATGGGAGAGAACCCAGATCAAGATACTGGAATACAAATAGTTAGAAGGTCATTAGAGGAACCTTTGCGTCAAATAGTGGCTAATGCAGGTGGAGAAGGATCTGTAGTAGTGGCTAAAGTAGCCGAAGGAAAAGGAGATTTTGGTTATGATGCAAAAATTGGAGAGTATAAAAACATGATAGTAGAAGGGATTATAGATCCTACTAAGGTAGCTAGAGTAGCATTGGAAAATGCGGCTTCAGTATCTGGAATGTTGTTAACTACTGAATGTGTTGTTACAGAAATTAAAAAAGAGGAAATCAATACTCCTCCAATGCCTGGAGCTGGAGGTGGAGGAATGGGAGGAATGATGTAG
- the groES gene encoding co-chaperone GroES: MGKVKIKPLADRVLVQPDPAETKTASGIIIPDTAKEKPQKGTIIAVGNGKKDEPMILKEGDRVLYGKYSGTELKWEGEEYLIMRESDVIAII, encoded by the coding sequence ATGGGGAAAGTAAAGATTAAACCTTTAGCAGATCGTGTTTTAGTGCAACCTGATCCTGCTGAAACAAAAACAGCTTCAGGTATTATCATTCCTGATACTGCAAAAGAAAAACCACAAAAAGGCACTATAATAGCAGTTGGAAATGGAAAAAAAGATGAACCTATGATCCTAAAAGAGGGAGACAGAGTTTTATATGGAAAGTATTCAGGAACTGAACTGAAATGGGAAGGAGAAGAATATCTTATTATGAGAGAGTCTGATGTTATAGCTATTATATGA
- the secG gene encoding preprotein translocase subunit SecG has translation MYLTILIGFFIILTCLFLIGIILIQNPKKGFISQSFMEKNFRFFGIKRTNIFLEKITWTLSIIILFLTFFSIYY, from the coding sequence ATGTATTTAACTATACTTATTGGATTTTTTATTATTCTAACATGTTTGTTTCTTATTGGGATAATTTTGATCCAAAATCCTAAAAAAGGATTTATTTCTCAATCTTTTATGGAGAAAAATTTTAGATTTTTTGGAATAAAGAGAACTAATATTTTTTTGGAAAAAATAACTTGGACCTTATCTATCATTATCTTGTTTTTAACTTTTTTTTCAATTTATTATTAA
- a CDS encoding sigma-54-dependent Fis family transcriptional regulator → MESIHNIKQKFSIVGNEYSLHRALEKAVQVAPTDISVLVLGESGVGKEFIPKIIHQFSCRKHHSYIAVNCGAIPEGTIDSELFGHEKGSFTGATSMRKGYFEGADGGTIFLDEVGELPLTTQVRLLRVLESGEFIKVGSSQIQKTNIRIVAATNLNMIESIQKGKFREDLFYRLNTVQINVPPLRFRKNDIRLLFKKFSNDFAEKYHMPPIKLTEDAFKYLENYPWPGNIRQLKNLTEQVSVVRKKREISIEKLKEYLPENIPSLSFSSSNNEQFFHDFSNERDFLYKILFDMRKNLNNLKNLTFQLIKSKNNTNNNFLEENQQLMEKVFGNMIKPSNNPVKSIVEDSIFRLEHSSNSSKNPSTNEDFDYEEVEEDSTNKNESNTFSLQKKEIEFIQKALKKNNGKRRKTARELGISERTLYRKIKQYGL, encoded by the coding sequence ATGGAATCTATTCACAATATAAAACAAAAATTTAGTATTGTTGGAAATGAATATTCCTTGCATAGAGCTTTGGAAAAAGCTGTTCAAGTAGCGCCTACAGATATTTCTGTATTAGTTCTTGGAGAGAGTGGAGTAGGAAAAGAATTCATTCCAAAAATTATTCATCAATTTTCTTGTAGAAAACATCATTCTTATATAGCTGTAAATTGTGGGGCTATTCCAGAAGGAACAATTGATAGCGAATTATTTGGACACGAAAAAGGATCTTTTACAGGGGCTACAAGTATGCGTAAAGGATATTTTGAAGGGGCAGATGGAGGAACTATTTTTTTAGATGAAGTAGGAGAACTACCTTTAACTACACAAGTTCGTCTTCTTAGAGTTTTAGAATCCGGTGAATTTATTAAAGTAGGATCTTCTCAAATACAAAAGACTAATATACGCATTGTAGCTGCTACTAATTTGAATATGATAGAATCTATTCAAAAAGGAAAATTTAGAGAAGATTTATTTTATCGTCTAAATACTGTACAAATTAATGTCCCTCCTTTACGTTTTCGTAAGAACGATATTAGATTATTGTTTAAAAAATTTTCTAATGATTTTGCTGAAAAATATCACATGCCTCCAATAAAACTTACTGAAGATGCCTTTAAGTATTTAGAAAATTATCCTTGGCCTGGAAATATTAGACAATTAAAAAACTTAACAGAACAAGTATCTGTAGTTAGAAAAAAACGTGAAATTTCTATAGAAAAATTAAAAGAATATCTTCCAGAAAATATTCCTTCTTTATCATTTTCTAGTTCAAATAACGAACAATTCTTTCATGATTTTTCAAATGAAAGAGATTTTCTTTATAAAATTTTGTTTGACATGAGAAAAAATTTGAATAATCTAAAAAATTTAACCTTTCAATTGATAAAAAGTAAAAATAATACTAATAATAATTTTTTAGAAGAAAATCAACAACTTATGGAAAAAGTTTTTGGAAATATGATCAAACCCTCCAATAATCCTGTAAAATCTATAGTAGAAGATTCTATATTTAGATTAGAACATTCTTCTAATTCATCTAAAAATCCATCGACAAATGAAGATTTTGATTATGAAGAAGTAGAAGAAGATTCTACTAATAAAAACGAATCAAACACTTTTTCTTTACAGAAAAAAGAAATAGAATTTATTCAAAAGGCTCTAAAAAAAAATAATGGAAAAAGGAGAAAAACAGCTAGAGAGTTAGGGATTTCAGAAAGAACATTGTATAGGAAAATCAAACAATATGGTCTGTAA
- the miaB gene encoding tRNA (N6-isopentenyl adenosine(37)-C2)-methylthiotransferase MiaB, whose amino-acid sequence MKKNFLSTLKTPFFYYIESYGCHMNTSDTEIIISILSKNGFLLTNNLKKAHIILLNTCAIRKKAELSIEKRLDNLRYLKSNNQKIPLFGILGCLSKSEKYSNLIDFSIGPNSYRKIPDIIRLVMMNDEKKIKIHFYYLIIKMKHMKILVPIHNKKKITTFLSITRGCDNMCTFCIVPFTRGRERSSSPYSIIKECENLYEKGYKEVTLLGQNVDSYLWFGGGLKKKIKIDNSNEKIIDFSRLLDLLASKIPFMRIRFSTSNPHDMSDRVIEVISKHSNICKHIHLPVQSGSNKILKLMNRKYTIEKYLSLIQKIRSIVPECSISHDIITGFCNEEEEDHLETISLMNKVKYDYGYMFSYSPRPGTYAYKKLKDNVPENVKKRRLKEIIDLQRIHSIFRMKKYLGTIQEVLIEGKSKKNNQDWYGRNTQNIVVVFPKKLSKIGETVFVKITNCTSATLIGKIDDNENK is encoded by the coding sequence ATGAAAAAAAATTTTTTAAGCACATTAAAAACTCCATTTTTCTATTATATAGAAAGTTATGGCTGTCATATGAATACTTCTGATACTGAAATAATAATTTCAATCCTATCAAAAAATGGATTTTTATTAACAAATAATTTAAAAAAAGCTCATATTATCCTACTCAATACATGTGCAATACGGAAGAAAGCAGAACTATCTATTGAAAAAAGATTAGATAATTTAAGATATTTAAAATCAAATAATCAAAAAATTCCATTATTTGGGATTCTTGGATGTTTATCAAAATCAGAAAAATATTCAAATCTAATAGATTTTTCTATAGGTCCAAATTCTTATAGAAAGATACCTGATATCATTCGTTTAGTTATGATGAATGATGAAAAAAAAATAAAAATCCATTTTTATTATCTGATAATCAAGATGAAACATATGAAAATATTAGTCCCTATCCATAATAAAAAAAAGATAACCACTTTTTTAAGTATAACAAGAGGATGTGATAATATGTGTACGTTTTGCATAGTTCCTTTTACAAGAGGAAGAGAAAGAAGCAGTAGTCCATATTCTATAATTAAAGAATGTGAAAACTTATACGAAAAGGGATATAAAGAAGTAACTCTGTTAGGTCAAAATGTAGATTCTTATCTTTGGTTTGGGGGTGGTTTAAAAAAAAAGATAAAAATAGATAATAGCAACGAAAAAATAATTGATTTTTCAAGACTTTTGGATTTATTAGCTTCAAAAATACCATTTATGCGAATTCGATTTTCCACATCTAATCCTCATGATATGTCTGATAGAGTGATAGAAGTTATTTCAAAACATTCTAACATATGCAAACACATTCATTTACCAGTTCAATCAGGAAGTAATAAAATATTAAAACTGATGAATAGAAAATATACCATAGAAAAATATCTTTCTCTAATACAGAAAATTAGATCTATAGTCCCTGAATGTTCTATTTCACATGATATTATAACAGGTTTTTGTAATGAGGAAGAAGAAGATCATCTAGAAACTATTAGCTTAATGAATAAAGTGAAATATGATTATGGGTACATGTTTTCTTATTCTCCTAGGCCTGGAACCTATGCTTATAAAAAATTAAAAGATAATGTTCCAGAAAATGTAAAAAAAAGAAGATTAAAAGAAATTATTGATTTACAAAGAATTCATTCTATTTTTCGAATGAAAAAATATTTGGGAACAATACAAGAAGTTTTAATAGAAGGAAAATCCAAAAAAAACAATCAAGATTGGTATGGACGGAATACGCAAAATATTGTGGTAGTTTTTCCAAAAAAGCTATCAAAGATAGGAGAAACAGTTTTTGTGAAAATAACTAATTGTACATCTGCCACATTAATAGGAAAAATAGATGACAATGAAAATAAATAA